In Vibrio tritonius, the following are encoded in one genomic region:
- the pheT gene encoding phenylalanine--tRNA ligase subunit beta encodes MKFSESWLREWVNPAVTTDELTHQITMAGLEVDDVLPVAGEFNGVKVGKVVECAQHPDADKLRVTKVDVGEEELLDIVCGAPNCRQGLKVAVATVGATLPGDFKIKKAKLRGQPSYGMLCSFSELGIDVESDGIMELAEDAVIGTDFREFLKLNDVTVDVDLTANRADCFSIRGMAREVGVLNRADVTAPASEAVAATISDQVSIDVKAEEACPRYLSRVVKNVNVAATTPMWMQENLRRCGIRSIDPIVDVTNYVMLEQGQPMHAFDLAQVEGGIVVRLAEAGEKLTLLDGTEAELKDGTLVVADHNKALALAGIFGGEHSGVSSETKDVVLECAFFTPAAIRGRAREYGLHTDSSMRFERGVDFELQASAIERATALLLEICGGEAGPVVTAESEANLPKANVVSLRRTKLDDLLGHHIEDAEVVEILERLGMTVESTESGWTAKAPSWRFDIAIEQDLIEEVGRIYGYDNIPNQAPVAGLSMNLHKEANMPLKRVRDLLVDRGYHEAITYSFVEPEQQKLIVPDVEPLVLPNPISADMSAMRLSLIQGLLNTVVRNQKRQQPRVRLFEYGLRFTPDQAAENGMRQEPMLAGVISGTVNDEHWNLTTTTVDFFDLKGDLEAILDLTANGRAYSFAAVKHPALHPGQSAAIIVDGKQVGVIGTVHPELERKFGLNGRTIVFEIEWNAIATRVIPEAVSLSKFPANRRDIAVVVDEAVAADVIVKACEQAGGELLKEADLFDVYVGKGIEEGKKSLAIALILQSTERTLEEADISTSVDAIVAAIGEQFGATLRD; translated from the coding sequence ATGAAATTCAGTGAATCATGGCTTCGTGAGTGGGTTAACCCTGCGGTAACAACTGACGAGCTAACTCATCAAATCACTATGGCTGGTCTAGAGGTAGACGACGTTCTTCCTGTGGCTGGCGAATTTAACGGCGTGAAAGTGGGTAAAGTTGTCGAATGTGCACAACACCCAGACGCTGACAAGCTACGCGTTACAAAAGTAGACGTGGGCGAAGAAGAACTGCTTGATATCGTTTGTGGTGCACCAAACTGCCGCCAAGGTCTTAAAGTAGCGGTTGCTACTGTGGGCGCAACGCTACCAGGCGATTTCAAAATTAAGAAAGCGAAACTACGTGGTCAACCTTCATACGGTATGCTGTGTTCATTCTCTGAACTGGGTATCGATGTAGAATCTGACGGCATCATGGAGTTGGCAGAAGATGCAGTAATCGGTACTGATTTCCGCGAATTCCTAAAACTGAATGACGTGACTGTAGACGTAGACCTAACAGCAAACCGTGCAGACTGTTTCAGTATCCGTGGTATGGCTCGTGAAGTAGGTGTACTAAACCGCGCAGACGTAACGGCTCCTGCAAGCGAAGCTGTTGCTGCAACCATCTCTGACCAAGTGTCTATCGATGTGAAAGCAGAAGAAGCGTGTCCTCGTTACTTAAGCCGTGTAGTTAAGAACGTAAACGTTGCAGCGACAACACCAATGTGGATGCAAGAGAACTTGCGCCGCTGTGGTATTCGTTCAATCGATCCAATCGTTGACGTGACCAACTACGTGATGCTTGAGCAAGGCCAACCAATGCACGCATTTGATCTTGCACAGGTTGAAGGTGGTATCGTGGTTCGTCTAGCAGAAGCGGGCGAAAAACTGACGCTTCTTGACGGTACTGAAGCAGAACTTAAAGACGGCACTCTTGTTGTGGCTGACCACAACAAAGCACTGGCTCTTGCTGGTATCTTCGGTGGCGAACACTCAGGTGTGAGCTCTGAAACAAAAGACGTGGTACTTGAGTGTGCATTCTTCACTCCCGCTGCGATTCGTGGTCGCGCACGTGAATACGGTCTACACACTGATTCATCAATGCGTTTCGAACGTGGTGTGGACTTTGAATTGCAAGCGTCTGCTATCGAACGTGCAACTGCGCTATTGCTAGAGATCTGTGGTGGTGAAGCAGGTCCTGTTGTGACGGCTGAATCAGAAGCAAACCTACCAAAAGCAAACGTGGTTTCTCTACGTCGCACTAAATTGGACGATCTACTTGGTCACCATATTGAAGATGCAGAAGTGGTAGAAATTCTTGAGCGTCTGGGTATGACTGTAGAATCGACAGAGTCAGGTTGGACTGCAAAAGCTCCTAGCTGGCGTTTCGATATCGCAATCGAACAAGATTTGATTGAAGAAGTAGGTCGTATCTACGGTTACGACAATATTCCAAATCAAGCGCCAGTTGCTGGTTTGAGTATGAACCTACACAAAGAGGCAAACATGCCGCTTAAACGTGTACGTGACTTGCTTGTTGACCGTGGTTACCACGAAGCAATTACTTACAGCTTCGTTGAACCTGAGCAACAAAAACTGATTGTGCCAGATGTTGAACCTCTAGTGTTACCAAACCCAATTTCGGCTGACATGTCAGCGATGCGTTTGAGCCTAATTCAAGGTCTGCTAAATACAGTGGTTCGTAACCAAAAACGTCAACAACCACGTGTACGTCTGTTTGAGTATGGTCTGCGTTTCACTCCTGATCAAGCAGCAGAAAACGGCATGCGCCAAGAACCAATGCTAGCAGGCGTGATCTCTGGTACGGTAAACGATGAGCACTGGAACCTGACTACCACAACCGTTGACTTTTTTGACCTTAAAGGTGATCTAGAAGCCATTCTAGACCTAACGGCTAACGGTCGTGCTTACAGTTTTGCTGCTGTGAAACATCCAGCATTGCACCCTGGCCAATCTGCAGCAATCATTGTTGATGGCAAGCAAGTTGGTGTCATTGGCACTGTTCACCCAGAGCTAGAGCGCAAATTCGGCTTGAATGGTCGCACTATCGTATTTGAAATTGAATGGAATGCGATCGCGACTCGCGTGATTCCTGAAGCGGTTTCTTTGTCTAAGTTCCCTGCAAACCGTCGTGATATCGCGGTAGTGGTGGATGAAGCAGTGGCTGCGGATGTGATTGTTAAAGCCTGTGAACAAGCTGGTGGTGAGCTACTTAAAGAAGCGGACCTGTTTGATGTTTATGTAGGTAAAGGTATTGAAGAAGGTAAGAAGAGCCTTGCTATCGCTCTTATCCTACAGTCAACAGAACGCACACTCGAAGAAGCAGATATTTCTACTTCTGTTGATGCTATCGTTGCCGCAATTGGCGAACAATTTGGCGCAACTCTACGCGACTAA
- a CDS encoding GNAT family N-acetyltransferase — translation MQAQIVPIDSHHDEAMCHIIKTVGAEFGAIGDGFGPSDAEVLHMSQHYSVSDHSGYFVIEQNGVVLGGGGIAPFAGSTERCELRKVFLSPQARGLGMGRQLVAYCLQFAREMGYAHCYLDTLHTMSGAIALYEKLGFEHLPAPYSGTEHNGCDVWMECQL, via the coding sequence ATGCAAGCACAGATAGTACCTATTGATTCACATCACGATGAGGCAATGTGCCACATTATCAAAACCGTGGGCGCGGAATTTGGCGCAATCGGCGACGGCTTTGGCCCATCCGATGCTGAAGTTTTGCACATGAGCCAGCACTATTCCGTTTCTGATCACAGTGGCTATTTTGTTATCGAACAAAACGGGGTTGTCCTCGGTGGCGGCGGAATTGCCCCATTTGCAGGCTCAACAGAACGCTGTGAGCTGAGAAAGGTCTTCTTGTCACCTCAAGCTCGTGGCCTAGGGATGGGAAGACAGTTGGTGGCGTATTGCCTTCAGTTTGCTCGAGAAATGGGATACGCGCACTGTTACCTCGACACCTTACATACCATGTCCGGTGCGATAGCCCTCTATGAAAAACTGGGATTTGAGCATCTTCCAGCACCATACTCCGGCACTGAGCATAATGGGTGTGATGTATGGATGGAGTGCCAGCTTTAA
- the pheS gene encoding phenylalanine--tRNA ligase subunit alpha, whose product MQHLEEIIANAAAAIEASESLVALDEVRVQYLGKKGELTAQLQSLGKLPPEERRTAGQEINKAKEVVQKAIFARKEALQRAELEAKLAEETIDVTLPGRRIENGGIHPVTRTIERIESFFGELGFTVQSGPEIEDDFHNFDALNIAADHPARTDHDTFFFNPKLMLRTHTSGVQIRTMENNQPPLRFIAPGRVYRNDYDQTHTPMFHQVEGMLVDEKVNFAQLKGILHDFLCNFFEEDLEVRFRPSYFPFTEPSAEVDVKGKNGKWLEVLGCGMVHPNVLRSVGIDPEKYSGFAFGMGVERLTMLRYGVNDLRAFFENDLRFLKQFK is encoded by the coding sequence ATGCAACATCTAGAAGAGATTATTGCTAACGCGGCCGCTGCCATTGAGGCTTCAGAGTCGTTAGTCGCACTTGATGAAGTGCGTGTTCAGTATCTGGGTAAAAAAGGTGAGTTAACTGCTCAACTACAAAGCCTAGGCAAACTACCACCAGAAGAGCGTCGTACTGCTGGTCAAGAGATCAACAAAGCGAAAGAAGTGGTGCAAAAAGCCATTTTTGCTCGTAAAGAAGCACTACAACGTGCAGAACTTGAAGCGAAACTAGCAGAAGAAACGATTGACGTTACTTTGCCAGGTCGTCGCATTGAGAATGGTGGTATTCACCCAGTCACTCGCACTATCGAACGTATTGAAAGCTTCTTTGGTGAGTTGGGCTTTACTGTTCAGTCTGGTCCTGAAATCGAAGATGATTTCCATAACTTCGATGCGCTAAACATTGCAGCGGATCACCCAGCACGTACTGACCATGATACTTTCTTCTTTAATCCTAAGTTGATGCTTCGTACACACACTTCTGGCGTACAGATCCGTACGATGGAGAACAACCAGCCACCATTGCGTTTCATCGCACCAGGCCGTGTTTACCGTAACGACTATGACCAAACTCATACCCCAATGTTCCACCAAGTGGAAGGTATGTTGGTTGACGAAAAAGTGAACTTCGCACAGCTAAAAGGCATTCTGCACGATTTCCTATGCAACTTCTTCGAAGAAGACTTGGAAGTGCGTTTCCGTCCTTCTTACTTCCCATTCACAGAGCCTTCAGCAGAAGTAGACGTGAAAGGTAAGAACGGCAAATGGCTAGAAGTACTAGGTTGTGGCATGGTTCACCCTAACGTACTTCGCAGCGTTGGTATCGACCCTGAAAAATACTCTGGTTTCGCATTCGGTATGGGTGTTGAGCGTTTGACTATGTTGCGTTACGGCGTAAACGATCTACGTGCATTCTTCGAAAACGATCTACGTTTCCTAAAACAGTTTAAGTAA
- a CDS encoding DNA polymerase II, translating to MKRNNHLTLHSGFLLTRQARDRQGQTQIELWLATEHGPTQLLIRGEKPVFFIPAAKQQIAQELTSQTSGYIEFRPLELQSFDQEPLVAVYCATVQHSLQIKKRLVDADILVLEGDIKLADRYLMERFIQGSLEFTGDIKQYDQHIRVDNAKCRKGEYLPTLKVVSLDLECSEKGILYSIGLDSPMDSRVIMIGEPQDAETPIQWVTDEKALLVALVDWFNQFDPDIIVGWNVIDFDFRLLHRRAQWHQMKLMLGRGNQASYFRSAEQTQQGFITIPGRVVLDGIDTLKTATYHFRSWSLESVSQELLGEGKAIHNVHDRMDEINQMYRHDKPSLAKYNLQDCVLVNRIFAHTHLLEFAIQRSLLTGLELDRIGGSVAAFTNLYLPQLHRAGYIAPNLHSENWLASPGGYVMDSIPGLYDSVLVLDFKSLYPSIIRSFLIDPLGLIEGLKLEIGPQDNQAVPGFRGGQFHRTRHFLPQMIEQLWDARDQAKRNQEKAFSQAIKIIMNSFYGVLGSSGCRFFDTRLASSITMRGHEIMKQTKQLIETQGYQVIYGDTDSTFVSLGKEHTQAQADLIGKQLVEHINQWWKEHLAHTYRLNSILEIEYETHYRKFLMPTIRGAETGSKKRYAGLIGEGDNEQMVFKGLESARTDWTPLAQRFQQELYLMVFHGESPDEYIRRIVEQTQNGELDGELTYQKRLRRRLNEYQKNIPPQVRAAKMADEINERLGRPLQYQNKGTIEYVITVNGPEPKEYAQSPLDYQHYIDKQLRPVADAILPFIGLQFDQMNAPQLGLF from the coding sequence ATGAAACGGAATAACCATTTGACCCTTCACTCCGGATTTCTCCTCACACGCCAAGCTCGAGATCGACAAGGCCAAACCCAAATCGAACTGTGGCTAGCGACAGAGCACGGCCCGACGCAACTTTTGATCCGTGGTGAAAAACCGGTCTTTTTTATTCCTGCGGCAAAACAGCAAATAGCACAAGAATTAACAAGCCAAACATCGGGTTACATCGAGTTTCGCCCACTTGAACTCCAATCGTTTGATCAAGAGCCATTAGTAGCAGTCTACTGTGCAACTGTGCAGCATTCGTTACAAATAAAAAAACGCTTAGTGGATGCAGATATTTTAGTTTTAGAGGGAGACATAAAGCTAGCCGATCGCTATCTTATGGAGCGTTTCATTCAGGGAAGCCTTGAATTTACTGGGGATATTAAGCAATACGACCAACATATTCGAGTCGACAACGCCAAATGTCGCAAGGGTGAATATTTACCCACTTTAAAGGTCGTCTCCCTCGACTTGGAATGTTCCGAAAAAGGCATCCTATATTCAATTGGCTTAGACAGCCCGATGGACAGCCGCGTGATCATGATTGGTGAGCCACAAGATGCCGAAACACCAATCCAGTGGGTGACCGATGAAAAAGCCCTACTGGTTGCCTTGGTCGATTGGTTTAACCAATTTGACCCCGACATCATCGTCGGTTGGAACGTCATTGATTTTGACTTTCGATTACTCCATCGCCGTGCACAATGGCATCAAATGAAGTTGATGCTAGGCAGAGGAAATCAAGCCAGCTATTTTCGGAGCGCAGAGCAAACTCAGCAAGGCTTTATTACCATTCCAGGCCGGGTGGTACTCGATGGAATCGATACACTAAAAACAGCCACCTACCATTTTCGTTCTTGGTCGCTTGAATCGGTATCGCAGGAGTTACTTGGTGAAGGCAAAGCGATTCACAATGTGCATGACCGCATGGACGAAATAAACCAAATGTATCGCCATGATAAACCATCACTCGCTAAGTACAATCTACAAGACTGTGTACTGGTAAATCGCATTTTCGCCCACACACACCTGCTTGAATTCGCCATCCAGCGTTCGCTGTTAACCGGGTTAGAGCTGGATCGCATCGGTGGTTCCGTGGCAGCGTTTACCAACCTCTATCTGCCGCAGTTGCATCGTGCTGGCTATATCGCCCCTAATCTGCACTCGGAGAACTGGTTAGCAAGCCCCGGTGGCTACGTGATGGATTCAATTCCAGGCCTGTATGATTCGGTGCTCGTTTTAGATTTCAAAAGCCTTTATCCATCCATTATTCGCTCATTCTTGATCGATCCACTCGGGTTAATTGAAGGTTTGAAATTGGAAATAGGTCCGCAAGACAACCAAGCTGTGCCCGGTTTCCGCGGTGGGCAATTTCACCGTACTCGCCATTTTTTACCACAGATGATCGAACAGCTTTGGGATGCGCGCGACCAAGCAAAGCGTAATCAAGAAAAAGCGTTTTCGCAGGCGATCAAAATCATTATGAACTCATTTTATGGTGTTCTTGGCTCATCAGGTTGCCGCTTTTTCGATACGCGCTTAGCTTCAAGTATCACCATGCGCGGCCATGAAATCATGAAGCAAACCAAGCAATTAATTGAAACGCAAGGTTATCAAGTTATCTATGGCGACACCGACTCCACCTTTGTATCACTCGGTAAAGAACACACTCAAGCGCAAGCCGACCTTATCGGTAAGCAGTTAGTCGAACACATCAATCAGTGGTGGAAAGAGCATTTAGCTCACACATACCGTCTCAATTCTATCTTGGAAATTGAGTACGAAACCCACTATCGCAAATTTCTTATGCCCACTATTCGTGGCGCTGAAACAGGTTCGAAAAAACGCTATGCTGGATTGATAGGCGAAGGTGACAATGAGCAGATGGTTTTCAAGGGGCTAGAGAGTGCACGTACTGACTGGACGCCTCTCGCTCAACGTTTTCAGCAAGAGCTGTATCTTATGGTCTTTCATGGTGAAAGCCCCGATGAATATATTCGTCGCATTGTGGAGCAAACCCAAAATGGCGAACTGGATGGTGAGCTCACTTATCAAAAACGCCTAAGACGCCGTCTGAACGAATATCAAAAGAACATTCCACCACAAGTACGAGCAGCGAAAATGGCCGATGAAATCAATGAACGATTAGGTCGACCGCTGCAATATCAAAATAAAGGTACTATTGAATACGTGATTACAGTGAATGGGCCAGAGCCGAAGGAATACGCGCAAAGCCCACTGGATTATCAACACTACATTGATAAACAGTTGCGCCCGGTTGCTGATGCAATCTTACCTTTCATTGGTCTACAGTTTGACCAAATGAACGCGCCACAGCTTGGGCTGTTTTAG
- the ihfA gene encoding integration host factor subunit alpha codes for MALTKADLAESLFEKLGFSKRDAKETVEVFFEEIRRALEGGEQVKLSGFGNFDLRDKNQRPGRNPKTGEDIPISARRVVTFRPGQKLKARVENLKDVKK; via the coding sequence ATGGCGCTCACAAAGGCCGATTTGGCAGAAAGCCTGTTTGAAAAATTAGGTTTCAGCAAACGCGATGCCAAGGAAACGGTTGAGGTGTTTTTCGAAGAAATTCGTCGAGCACTCGAAGGCGGCGAACAGGTAAAACTCTCTGGTTTCGGTAACTTCGATCTGCGTGATAAGAATCAACGTCCAGGTCGTAATCCGAAAACAGGGGAAGATATTCCTATCTCCGCACGACGTGTCGTAACGTTCCGCCCAGGGCAAAAACTGAAAGCCCGTGTCGAGAACTTAAAAGACGTCAAAAAATAA
- the pgsA gene encoding CDP-diacylglycerol--glycerol-3-phosphate 3-phosphatidyltransferase produces MRFNIPNILSLIRLFLIPVFVVTFYLPFSWAPFAAAMVFWVAGFTDWLDGMLARKLGQTSRFGAFIDPVADKVLVASALIVITEHYHTIWITIPAVTMIAREIIISALREWMAEIGKRASVAVSWIGKVKTLTQMFSLWVLIWHYDDWMVWVGYVAIYIATVLTYWSMVQYLMAAKDDLLSEESM; encoded by the coding sequence ATGCGTTTTAACATTCCAAACATTCTTTCTTTAATACGACTTTTTCTAATACCTGTATTTGTCGTGACATTTTACCTTCCATTCAGTTGGGCGCCATTTGCTGCCGCGATGGTTTTCTGGGTTGCTGGATTTACCGATTGGTTGGATGGAATGTTAGCGCGCAAACTGGGGCAAACTTCCCGTTTTGGTGCTTTTATTGACCCAGTGGCCGATAAAGTACTGGTAGCATCGGCATTGATTGTTATCACCGAGCACTATCACACGATTTGGATTACCATACCCGCTGTGACCATGATCGCACGTGAAATTATCATTTCCGCATTGCGTGAATGGATGGCTGAAATCGGCAAACGTGCCAGTGTTGCTGTGTCATGGATTGGTAAGGTTAAAACTTTAACTCAAATGTTCTCACTTTGGGTGCTGATTTGGCACTATGACGACTGGATGGTTTGGGTTGGTTACGTAGCAATTTACATTGCGACCGTACTCACTTACTGGTCGATGGTGCAATACTTGATGGCGGCAAAAGATGATTTGCTCAGTGAAGAGAGCATGTAG
- the uvrY gene encoding UvrY/SirA/GacA family response regulator transcription factor, giving the protein MISVFLVDDHELVRTGIRRIIEDVRGMNIAGEADSGEEAVKWCRSNHADVVLMDMNMPGIGGLEATKKILRVNPDVKIIVLTVHTENPFPTKVMQAGAAGYLTKGAAPDEMVNAIRMVNSGQRYISPEIAQQMALSQFSPASENPFADLSERELQIMMMITKGQKVTDISEQLNLSPKTVNSYRYRLFAKLDISGDVELTHLAIRHGMLDTEKL; this is encoded by the coding sequence TTGATAAGTGTTTTCCTTGTAGATGATCACGAACTGGTGCGCACAGGGATACGACGTATTATTGAAGACGTCCGTGGAATGAATATAGCAGGGGAAGCTGATAGTGGTGAAGAAGCCGTAAAATGGTGTCGTAGTAACCATGCCGACGTTGTTCTAATGGATATGAACATGCCGGGCATTGGTGGTTTAGAAGCGACTAAGAAAATTTTACGAGTTAATCCAGACGTTAAAATCATCGTTTTAACCGTTCATACAGAGAATCCGTTCCCGACGAAAGTCATGCAAGCTGGAGCGGCAGGCTATCTGACAAAAGGAGCTGCACCCGACGAAATGGTGAATGCCATTCGCATGGTGAACAGCGGTCAACGTTATATCTCGCCAGAGATTGCACAGCAAATGGCTTTAAGCCAATTTTCGCCTGCCTCTGAAAATCCGTTTGCTGATTTGTCTGAACGTGAATTACAGATCATGATGATGATCACTAAAGGGCAGAAAGTTACCGATATTTCGGAACAATTGAATCTGAGTCCTAAAACGGTCAACAGCTATCGTTACCGTTTGTTTGCTAAGTTAGACATCAGCGGTGACGTTGAACTGACTCACTTGGCTATTCGACATGGAATGCTGGATACAGAGAAATTGTAG
- the uvrC gene encoding excinuclease ABC subunit UvrC, which yields MPEFDSISFLKSVTHQPGVYRMYNAEAVVIYVGKAKDLKKRLSSYFRKKIDSEKTKALVSNIAKIDVTVTHTETEALILEHNYIKQYLPKYNVLLRDDKTYPYIFVSGHKHPRLSMHRGAKKRKGEYFGPYPDAGAVRETLHLIQKIFPVRQCEDTVYSNRTRPCLMYQIGRCAGPCVSSVISDADYAELVNYVRLFLQGKDQQVLETLIHKMEQASAQLKFEQAAKFRDQIHAIRRVQEQQYVSDDSMEDMDVLGFAQENGIACVHILMIRQGKILGSRSHFPKIPHNTSREEVFESFLTQYYLSHNEARTIPTRIILNEGLFDDTQALQAALTDVAGRKIHFHVNPHGIRGRYLKLSNTNALTAITTKINHKMTIGQRFKALQEVLDMESILRMECFDISHTMGESTIASCVVFNQEGPVKQEYRRYNITGITGGDDYAAMGQVLERRYSKQLDVDKIPDIIFIDGGKGQLNRAHEILQQCWGDWPKRPRLIGIAKGVTRKPGLETLITTDGEESHLPSDAPALHLIQHIRDESHNHAIAGHRAKRGKTRRTSSLEGIEGVGPKRRQALLKYMGGLQELKRATVEEIAKVPGISYSLAENIYQALKQ from the coding sequence GTGCCTGAGTTTGATTCCATCTCTTTTCTAAAATCTGTGACTCATCAGCCTGGCGTTTATCGTATGTATAACGCCGAGGCTGTTGTTATTTATGTTGGTAAAGCAAAAGACCTAAAAAAACGTCTTTCTAGCTATTTTCGTAAAAAAATAGACAGTGAGAAGACGAAAGCTTTGGTGAGCAATATCGCCAAAATAGACGTGACAGTAACCCATACTGAAACGGAAGCTTTGATTCTCGAACATAACTACATCAAGCAATACCTACCCAAATACAATGTATTATTGCGCGATGATAAGACCTACCCGTATATCTTTGTTAGTGGACACAAGCATCCAAGATTATCTATGCACCGGGGCGCCAAAAAGCGTAAAGGGGAGTACTTTGGTCCTTACCCTGATGCAGGAGCGGTGCGGGAAACCTTACATTTAATTCAGAAAATATTTCCTGTTCGTCAGTGTGAAGATACGGTTTACAGTAACCGTACTCGGCCGTGCTTAATGTATCAAATTGGCCGTTGTGCCGGGCCTTGTGTGTCATCGGTTATTTCCGATGCTGATTATGCAGAGCTGGTCAATTACGTTCGCTTGTTCTTGCAGGGTAAAGATCAGCAAGTGTTGGAAACGCTGATCCACAAAATGGAACAGGCAAGTGCACAGCTGAAATTTGAACAGGCGGCGAAATTTCGAGATCAAATTCACGCAATTCGCCGTGTGCAAGAGCAGCAGTATGTTTCTGATGATTCAATGGAAGATATGGACGTTTTGGGGTTTGCGCAAGAAAATGGTATTGCCTGTGTCCATATTTTGATGATTCGTCAGGGGAAAATATTAGGTAGTCGGAGTCATTTCCCTAAAATTCCACACAATACTTCCCGTGAAGAGGTGTTTGAGAGCTTTTTGACCCAATACTATCTGAGTCATAATGAAGCTCGTACTATTCCAACGAGAATTATTTTGAACGAAGGCTTGTTTGACGATACTCAAGCATTGCAAGCCGCGTTGACAGACGTCGCAGGTCGTAAGATTCATTTCCATGTAAACCCTCATGGCATTCGAGGCCGGTATTTAAAACTCTCCAATACCAATGCACTCACGGCGATTACCACCAAGATTAACCATAAGATGACCATTGGCCAGCGCTTTAAGGCGTTGCAAGAGGTGCTCGATATGGAGTCGATTCTCCGTATGGAATGTTTCGATATTTCCCATACCATGGGTGAAAGCACGATTGCATCGTGTGTGGTCTTTAATCAGGAAGGGCCAGTAAAACAAGAGTATCGTCGTTACAACATTACTGGCATCACTGGTGGCGATGACTACGCCGCGATGGGGCAGGTATTAGAGCGGCGTTATTCTAAACAACTCGATGTCGATAAAATCCCTGACATTATCTTTATTGATGGTGGTAAAGGGCAACTCAATCGCGCCCATGAGATATTACAGCAATGCTGGGGTGACTGGCCGAAAAGACCACGCTTAATTGGCATTGCAAAAGGGGTGACCCGTAAGCCTGGGCTAGAAACGTTAATTACAACGGATGGAGAAGAGTCGCATCTACCAAGTGATGCGCCAGCGCTGCATTTGATTCAGCATATTCGTGATGAAAGCCACAATCATGCCATTGCAGGTCATAGGGCCAAGCGTGGTAAAACTCGCCGTACCAGTTCTTTAGAAGGAATAGAAGGTGTTGGGCCGAAACGTCGCCAAGCATTGTTAAAATATATGGGGGGATTACAAGAACTTAAGCGAGCAACTGTAGAAGAAATCGCCAAAGTGCCGGGAATCAGTTATTCTTTGGCAGAAAACATTTATCAGGCATTGAAACAATAG
- a CDS encoding RelA/SpoT domain-containing protein, which translates to MSLLLRTTAIMLLLFSRAPAFAATSVDTSAKEDRSESQNEISSSVFRHSLSGLYGIQSNNTRVIQPYNDFTVLYSKAHQAQHELESLCKSAAMQTTTSVHFSGVKSEQRALDKIDSEFNGQAERITDLARATIVADDVPSLVRAYEVLNRQATIVKVKNRFKHPAPSGYRDLNVLVRLPKTQIIAEVQLHLKDIAEVKNGAEHSIYEQIQQIERKALNEDRALSSMEMAQIARVRKQSQQLYQQAWQPYITTQLQAA; encoded by the coding sequence ATGAGCCTATTATTACGCACCACCGCGATCATGCTGTTATTGTTCAGCCGTGCGCCTGCATTTGCAGCCACCTCTGTCGATACCAGCGCCAAGGAAGATCGTAGCGAATCGCAAAATGAAATTAGCTCAAGTGTCTTTCGTCATAGTTTGAGTGGTCTTTACGGTATTCAAAGCAACAACACTCGAGTGATTCAACCCTATAACGACTTTACTGTGCTCTATAGTAAAGCTCACCAAGCACAACATGAATTGGAAAGTTTGTGTAAAAGTGCTGCTATGCAAACCACCACATCCGTGCATTTCTCCGGCGTGAAATCAGAGCAACGAGCTTTAGATAAAATTGATTCCGAGTTTAATGGTCAAGCAGAACGTATCACCGACCTTGCTCGCGCAACGATTGTTGCTGACGATGTACCAAGCCTTGTGCGCGCCTACGAAGTTCTTAATCGACAAGCGACTATTGTAAAAGTAAAAAACCGCTTCAAACACCCAGCACCATCAGGTTACCGAGATTTGAACGTGTTAGTTCGTTTGCCAAAAACACAAATCATTGCAGAAGTCCAGTTGCACTTGAAAGACATCGCAGAAGTAAAGAATGGAGCAGAGCATAGCATCTACGAACAAATTCAACAGATTGAACGCAAAGCATTAAACGAGGATAGAGCGCTCAGTTCTATGGAAATGGCGCAAATAGCGAGAGTGAGAAAACAATCCCAGCAGCTTTATCAGCAAGCCTGGCAACCTTATATTACTACTCAGCTGCAGGCCGCTTAA